Proteins encoded by one window of Vitis vinifera cultivar Pinot Noir 40024 chromosome 10, ASM3070453v1:
- the LOC100262453 gene encoding agamous-like MADS-box protein AGL62: MEVATVNSRKNTGRKKIEIRKIEKKSSLEVTFSKRRAGLFKKAGELCVLCGAEAAVIVFSPGGRAFVFGHPTADAVIDHFLGRDTDTSSRGVVPAEQVVHGQVQRQYLEAVGRAEVKEEGGFWWDAPIENMGLNELEQFKGSLEKLREKVADRVAEITLMMVMDSESGAGPSSTTMVEYAAPPQEYNSSAVLHARDLAADSHSQAVPQGFHFGFGFDEPRFW; encoded by the coding sequence ATGGAAGTGGCAACCGTGAACTCTCGGAAGAACACGGGGAGAAAGAAGATTGAAATAAGAAAGATTGAGAAGAAAAGCTCCTTGGAGGTCACCTTCTCCAAGCGTCGAGCTGGTCTCTTCAAGAAGGCCGGCGAGCTCTGCGTTCTGTGCGGTGCTGAGGCCGCCGTCATCGTCTTCTCTCCGGGCGGGAGGGCCTTCGTCTTCGGTCACCCCACCGCGGACGCTGTCATCGATCACTTCCTCGGGCGCGACACCGACACCAGTTCACGTGGGGTTGTTCCAGCGGAACAAGTGGTGCATGGGCAGGTTCAGAGGCAATACTTGGAGGCTGTGGGGAGGGCGGAAGTGAAGGAGGAGGGCGGGTTTTGGTGGGACGCCCCCATTGAGAACATGGGGTTGAATGAACTGGAGCAGTTCAAGGGTTCCCTTGAGAAGCTGCGGGAGAAGGTGGCGGATCGAGTGGCGGAGATAACCTTGATGATGGTGATGGACAGCGAGAGCGGTGCCGGTCCTTCGTCCACTACCATGGTTGAATATGCAGCGCCACCCCAGGAGTATAATTCTTCTGCTGTTCTCCATGCCCGTGATTTAGCTGCCGATAGTCATAGCCAAGCTGTTCCTCAGGGTTTCCATTTTGGGTTCGGTTTCGATGAACCCCGTTTCTGGTGA
- the LOC132254554 gene encoding cation/H(+) antiporter 15-like, which translates to MIVVVLQAFDNKMFTVMVVAMLVMTGMVTPLINFVYQPRTRFMRYKNRSIEKSQADGELRILTCLHQTRNVPGIISLLEASNPIPRSPLRVFALHLVELTDRASAMLIIHNTQNSGPSTTLANHRSTQAQSEQIISAFEDLEQRNLAVSVQSLTVMSPYATMDEDICSIAEDKRVALTIIPFHKQQTADGQMEEGDAAVRRVNQNVLANTSCSVAIFVDRGFGALDYQDRRICMLFFCGPDDREALSYSWRMVGHPTAMLAVIRFIPSENAADLETLEEYVPGDSNGILSAISEYEKQKSLDDEFVENFRIRTSGDENILYREVVLNNGEEAVTAIREMDHNYDLYVVGRGQKVLSPLTAGLNEWSDCPELGAIGDILVTSEFASSASVLVIQQFEGAAGLTVSESGSSDGSLNGGDTKGFEHSNWRQAGEDGGFDPFVRSRGVQNGWHA; encoded by the coding sequence ATGATTGTGGTGGTGCTGCAGGCATTCGACAATAAGATGTTCACAGTCATGGTGGTGGCCATGCTGGTGATGACGGGGATGGTGACCCCGCTTATCAACTTCGTATACCAGCCAAGAACACGTTTCATGCGGTACAAGAACAGGAGTATTGAAAAATCCCAAGCAGATGGAGAGCTCAGAATCCTTACATGCTTGCATCAAACCCGCAATGTTCCCGGCATCATCAGCCTTCTCGAAGCTTCCAACCCCATTCCACGCTCACCACTCCGCGTCTTCGCCCTCCACCTCGTCGAACTCACCGACCGCGCCTCAGCTATGCTCATTATCCACAACACCCAGAATTCTGGGCCTTCCACCACCCTCGCCAACCACAGAAGCACCCAAGCCCAATCGGAGCAGATCATCAGCGCTTTTGAGGACCTCGAGCAGCGCAACCTCGCCGTCTCCGTCCAGTCTCTCACCGTCATGTCCCCTTACGCCACCATGGACGAGGACATCTGCAGCATCGCCGAGGACAAGCGTGTCGCCCTCACTATAATCCCTTTCCACAAACAGCAGACCGCTGACGGCCAGATGGAAGAGGGGGATGCCGCAGTGAGGCGCGTCAACCAGAACGTCTTGGCGAACACGTCGTGCTCTGTAGCCATCTTCGTGGACCGTGGGTTCGGGGCATTGGATTACCAAGACCGCCGCATTTGCATGCTGTTCTTCTGCGGCCCTGACGACCGTGAGGCCCTGTCTTATTCCTGGAGAATGGTCGGCCACCCAACTGCGATGCTCGCTGTAATTCGCTTCATTCCCAGCGAAAATGCAGCTGACCTCGAGACCTTAGAGGAGTACGTCCCAGGTGATAGCAACGGTATTCTAAGTGCAATATCCGAGTACGAGAAGCAGAAATCACTGGATGATGAATTCGTGGAGAATTTCAGGATAAGAACTTCTGGGGATGAAAACATCTTATACAGAGAAGTAGTACTGAATAATGGGGAAGAGGCGGTGACAGCCATAAGAGAAATGGACCACAATTATGATCTGTACGTAGTAGGAAGAGGACAGAAGGTGCTATCGCCGTTGACCGCAGGCCTAAACGAATGGAGCGACTGTCCGGAGCTGGGTGCAATAGGGGATATACTAGTGACATCCGAATTCGCGTCCTCGGCGTCGGTGCTGGTGATTCAGCAGTTTGAAGGGGCGGCAGGGTTGACAGTGTCTGAATCTGGATCGTCGGATGGGTCGCTGAATGGTGGGGATACGAAGGGTTTTGAGCATTCGAATTGGCGGCAGGCGGGGGAAGATGGTGGGTTTGATCCCTTTGTGAGAAGTAGAGGTGTGCAGAATGGATGGCATGCTTGA
- the LOC100252207 gene encoding cation/H(+) antiporter 15 → MGDKTGDIASQTDATICLVLDIANGDSLWKAENPLVKSVPVFVRQMALTLLVTRLLVFILKPLKQPRIMAEILAGMFFNPGILGRIYNNMALKLFPYDSWAVLETLANVGLVFHVFLVGLEIDLTSVMTTGQRAFSIAISGIVVPLAVGSGSFLMLKDYQEGNFTFAGSVLWGLSVTVTGVHMLTRVLANLKLLNTDLGKLAMSSAVINELFLWVILAVAIPIVNDVGTSCWAILATAAFVLFFIFLVRPAIVWMLSRYPEGDSLSECQVGLILFGVVLSAVATDACGSYSIIGAFVFGLVFPTGVQATEIMEKLEDLVSGILVPLYFVTCGIRINLESLWDSDAMAKVMLVVALLCSAKVISTLLVYILYKMPIQEGIGLGLVLNTKDILAFIILHIGRDRQVRTLCF, encoded by the exons ATGGGGGATAAGACGGGAGATATTGCAAGTCAAACTGATGCAACTATATGTCTTGTTCTAGATATTGCAAATGGTGATAGCCTATGGAAAGCGGAGAATCCCTTGGTTAAGTCTGTCCCTGTTTTCGTTCGGCAGATGGCCCTCACCCTCCTCGTCACTCGCCTTCTCGTCTTCATCCTCAAACCACTCAAACAGCCTCGCATCATGGCCGAAATTCTC GCTGGTATGTTCTTCAATCCAGGTATTTTGGGTAGGATCTACAACAACATGGCCTTGAAATTATTTCCATATGACAGTTGGGCGGTGCTGGAGACATTGGCGAACGTGGGACTGGTTTTCCACGTCTTCCTGGTGGGACTAGAGATAGACCTAACCTCGGTGATGACGACTGGACAAAGGGCCTTCTCCATTGCCATATCTGGGATTGTAGTTCCACTGGCCGTAGGTTCAGGCTCCTTTCTTATGTTGAAGGATTATCAGGAAGGAAACTTTACTTTTGCTGGTTCTGTCTTGTGGGGGCTTTCTGTCACCGTAACAGGCGTCCACATGCTGACCCGAGTCCTGGCAAACCTCAAGCTCCTCAACACCGACCTCGGAAAATTGGCCATGTCTTCCGCCGTCATCAATGAACTATTCTTGTGGGTGATTCTTGCAGTGGCAATACCAATAGTAAACGACGTCGGGACTTCCTGCTGGGCAATCCTGGCCACCGCTGCCTTtgtattgtttttcatttttttggttcGCCCAGCCATAGTATGGATGCTTAGCAGATATCCTGAGGGGGACAGCTTGAGCGAATGCCAAGTCGGCCTCATCCTCTTCGGGGTTGTGCTGTCGGCGGTTGCCACAGACGCCTGCGGCAGCTACTCCATCATCGGTGCTTTCGTGTTCGGACTGGTGTTCCCCACTGGGGTTCAAGCAACTGAGATTATGGAGAAGCTGGAGGATCTTGTGTCGGGGATTCTTGTGCCTCTCTACTTCGTGACTTGCGGGATACGAATCAATCTGGAGTCTCTTTGGGACAGTGATGCCATGGCTAAGGTGATGCTGGTTGTAGCCTTACTTTGTTCAGCCAAGGTCATAAGCACTCTCCTGGTTTATATCTTGTATAAAATGCCTATCCAGGAGGGGATAGGTCTTGGGTTGGTTTTGAATACCAAAGATATCTTGGCCTTTATCATCCTTCATATTGGCAGAGATAGACAAGTACGTACTCTCTGTTTCTAa